From one Paenibacillus terrae HPL-003 genomic stretch:
- a CDS encoding MGMT family protein, whose protein sequence is MQPFTARVLKIIQLIPEGKIMTYGQIAAEAGSPRGARQVVRILHTLSSKHRLPWHRVVNRLGEIALQDDEGASLQRLLLEAEGIQFMANGRISLEKYLHDSQAMIEDE, encoded by the coding sequence TACAGCTCGTGTATTAAAAATAATCCAGCTCATCCCCGAGGGAAAAATCATGACCTACGGACAAATTGCAGCGGAGGCAGGGAGTCCGAGAGGGGCGCGTCAGGTGGTGCGTATTTTGCATACGCTTAGCAGCAAGCATCGCTTGCCCTGGCACAGGGTTGTAAATCGATTGGGGGAAATTGCGCTACAGGACGATGAAGGAGCTTCTTTACAAAGGCTGCTTTTGGAAGCGGAAGGTATACAGTTTATGGCGAACGGACGAATTTCACTGGAAAAATACCTGCATGATTCTCAAGCAATGATAGAAGACGAATAG
- a CDS encoding TolC family protein, giving the protein MKYKAAATLLVLTMSSGLISTVQADSAAGSTTGNTLASISGTSSAAVTSKTASITGQALPPLTLKQAAEWAQTNNYNTRTAERDVERRRIEFKNAEKDLGNAFVDFIDGEYVGDDSSWRNYNSSTLSYLASKKQAQFAKDQIYFNVMKSYQSVFVAENQVKNDLEALEIAQAEEKIALAKFARGKLSEYAKNESTQARSQAEQTVEQGKIALQKSRDALNFLMGQPNGTAYEMVDRPVYKEPKKLDIEIHIQQLMDMNPNLWKLEDSIKTSELNVRYFDFNSGAGAYDLAKMDVDTAKEELDKGQKDFAESLRNLYATVKENQKKYVQLEESLRTAKEGLELSRKKWTRGLIIELELKNSQLKVDQIERQMEELAIELSQNEYTLSKPWST; this is encoded by the coding sequence ATGAAGTATAAAGCGGCTGCGACGCTGCTCGTATTGACGATGTCGTCAGGCTTGATTTCTACCGTTCAAGCTGATAGTGCAGCAGGAAGTACAACCGGAAATACGTTAGCAAGTATATCAGGAACCTCGTCTGCTGCAGTTACATCGAAGACCGCCTCCATAACGGGTCAGGCTTTACCTCCATTAACGCTCAAGCAGGCAGCGGAATGGGCACAGACCAATAACTACAACACGCGTACCGCTGAGCGGGACGTGGAGCGTCGAAGAATTGAGTTTAAGAATGCAGAGAAGGACCTGGGAAATGCATTCGTCGATTTTATAGACGGTGAATATGTTGGTGATGACTCATCCTGGAGAAATTATAACTCTTCGACGTTATCCTATCTAGCCAGCAAAAAGCAGGCGCAGTTCGCCAAGGATCAGATTTATTTTAATGTGATGAAAAGCTACCAAAGCGTGTTCGTGGCAGAGAATCAGGTGAAAAATGATCTGGAAGCGCTTGAAATTGCTCAAGCGGAGGAAAAGATTGCACTCGCCAAATTTGCGCGCGGCAAGCTGTCTGAGTATGCGAAAAACGAGAGTACACAGGCCAGAAGCCAGGCGGAACAGACGGTCGAGCAGGGAAAAATTGCGCTGCAAAAATCACGTGACGCTCTGAATTTTCTGATGGGCCAGCCCAACGGAACAGCCTATGAAATGGTGGATCGACCCGTGTATAAGGAACCGAAGAAGCTGGATATCGAAATACATATACAACAGTTGATGGATATGAATCCGAACTTGTGGAAGCTGGAGGATAGCATCAAGACTTCGGAACTCAATGTGAGATATTTCGATTTTAACAGCGGTGCAGGCGCTTACGATCTAGCCAAAATGGACGTGGATACAGCCAAGGAGGAACTGGACAAAGGACAAAAGGATTTTGCCGAATCGCTCCGCAATTTATATGCCACGGTCAAGGAAAACCAAAAAAAATACGTTCAGCTGGAAGAAAGCCTGCGCACGGCAAAAGAGGGGCTGGAGCTGTCCCGCAAAAAGTGGACCAGAGGCTTAATTATCGAGCTGGAGCTGAAAAATAGCCAGTTGAAGGTGGACCAAATTGAACGGCAAATGGAAGAGCTGGCGATTGAGCTGAGTCAGAATGAATACACGTTGAGCAAACCATGGAGCACATAG
- a CDS encoding efflux RND transporter periplasmic adaptor subunit: MAETVLNDALLKLRRKRRKKWIWSMVVLLVVGGGGTAVYLKLPREQAVPLVQDEMLKVERGDVSEKLDASGTVQASKEVKLNFTSTGENKLAAVNVKAGDKVKKGQVLALLDSSEIKMQIQSASDNLEISKSKLAELEKGPKAEDIEIQKTNVLRAKMAVDTAQESFELEEAESQKKASKKQLEQARKAYEDQKFLHDAGAVSNSDMEQAELALDKAQTDYDGLDLQFRKIMSQKRHAIAEAEIGYRSAMAEFRKTEVPADASNIQSARIEVRRLATELEQKKNDLNKLQVTAPWDGVILKVNGDVGTSPTAPFIVMNNSDSNNLKISAKISQNDIVKVKKGLSAVLSTNAYPGESFPGKVQFVSPEASTDEGMTTYLMELSVHDPKGKLKTGMIMNVSVILGVHKNVLFVPAIALRSEGGQDGVYLASNPANPGARTFKPVELGFYTPDRVELKSGVKEGDTIVMPAPEAPPDPSNMGGMQGGF, encoded by the coding sequence TTGGCAGAAACGGTTTTAAATGATGCCTTATTAAAGTTACGAAGAAAACGGAGAAAAAAGTGGATCTGGTCCATGGTTGTGCTGCTGGTTGTAGGCGGGGGTGGAACAGCAGTGTATTTGAAGCTGCCCCGAGAGCAGGCTGTACCATTGGTTCAGGACGAGATGCTTAAAGTGGAGCGCGGGGATGTGAGCGAGAAGCTAGATGCGTCTGGTACCGTGCAGGCTTCGAAGGAAGTAAAACTGAATTTCACAAGTACAGGCGAAAATAAGTTGGCGGCGGTAAACGTGAAGGCCGGAGACAAGGTGAAAAAAGGACAAGTCCTGGCTCTTCTGGACAGTTCTGAAATTAAGATGCAAATCCAGAGCGCATCCGATAATTTGGAAATATCCAAGTCCAAGCTGGCTGAATTGGAGAAGGGGCCAAAGGCGGAGGATATTGAAATTCAGAAGACGAACGTGCTTCGGGCTAAAATGGCTGTCGATACAGCACAGGAATCATTTGAGCTGGAAGAAGCGGAAAGTCAGAAGAAGGCTTCCAAAAAGCAGTTGGAGCAGGCGCGAAAGGCATATGAAGATCAAAAGTTTTTACATGATGCCGGAGCGGTGTCCAACAGTGATATGGAGCAGGCAGAACTAGCATTGGATAAGGCACAGACGGATTATGACGGTCTGGATTTACAATTCCGCAAAATCATGTCGCAAAAGCGTCATGCTATCGCAGAGGCTGAAATCGGCTATCGATCGGCTATGGCTGAGTTCCGCAAAACGGAGGTTCCAGCCGATGCCTCCAATATCCAATCCGCACGGATTGAGGTTAGAAGGTTGGCCACCGAGCTGGAGCAGAAAAAAAATGACCTGAACAAGCTTCAGGTCACCGCACCGTGGGACGGAGTCATTTTAAAGGTGAATGGGGATGTCGGAACCAGTCCAACGGCACCTTTTATCGTCATGAATAACTCGGACTCCAACAATCTCAAGATTAGCGCGAAAATCAGTCAGAACGACATTGTAAAGGTGAAAAAGGGACTTTCAGCGGTGTTATCCACCAATGCTTACCCGGGTGAGTCGTTCCCGGGCAAGGTGCAATTCGTCTCACCGGAAGCATCCACTGATGAAGGCATGACGACCTATCTGATGGAGCTGTCCGTTCATGACCCAAAAGGCAAGCTGAAAACCGGTATGATTATGAATGTGTCCGTTATTTTGGGAGTACACAAAAATGTGCTGTTTGTGCCAGCGATTGCGCTGAGATCCGAAGGTGGACAAGACGGCGTCTATCTTGCCTCCAATCCGGCAAACCCAGGGGCGCGTACGTTCAAGCCTGTAGAGCTCGGATTTTACACGCCAGATCGGGTTGAACTCAAGTCAGGTGTGAAGGAGGGCGATACGATTGTTATGCCTGCTCCTGAAGCACCTCCAGATCCTTCCAATATGGGTGGCATGCAAGGAGGCTTTTAA
- a CDS encoding ABC transporter ATP-binding protein — MRHVIQIEDMKKVYQVGDQEIHALRDVQLNIADGDFVAIMGPSGSGKSTMMNVIGCLDLPTSGQFYLDGYSILDAREDELAIIRNQKIGFVFQKFHLLPRATALDNVELPMIYAGVPAKERRLRAIEALTSVGLGDRMNNKPNELSGGQQQRVSIARALVNNPVILLADEPTGALDSKTSVEIMEIFQRLNDQGKTVVLVTHDQEIAEYAKRLIHFRDGRIEEDQPVGNRRMAAEEVKA; from the coding sequence ATGAGACATGTCATTCAAATTGAGGATATGAAAAAGGTGTACCAAGTCGGGGATCAGGAAATTCATGCCCTGCGTGATGTGCAACTCAACATTGCTGACGGTGATTTTGTGGCAATCATGGGCCCGTCTGGATCAGGCAAGTCTACGATGATGAATGTTATCGGCTGTCTGGATCTGCCTACCTCGGGACAATTTTATTTGGACGGTTATTCGATACTGGATGCTCGTGAGGATGAGCTGGCTATTATCCGTAATCAGAAAATCGGATTTGTATTTCAAAAATTTCATTTGCTTCCGCGGGCCACTGCTTTGGATAACGTAGAGCTGCCAATGATTTATGCAGGCGTACCAGCCAAGGAGCGGCGCTTGCGGGCGATTGAGGCACTGACCAGTGTAGGGCTGGGCGATCGGATGAACAACAAACCGAATGAGCTGTCAGGCGGTCAGCAGCAACGGGTATCCATTGCGCGCGCACTTGTGAACAATCCGGTGATTCTCTTGGCGGATGAGCCGACAGGCGCATTGGACTCCAAAACGAGCGTTGAAATTATGGAGATTTTCCAGCGCCTGAACGATCAGGGCAAAACGGTTGTGCTCGTTACGCATGATCAGGAAATTGCGGAATACGCCAAGCGTCTGATTCATTTTCGCGATGGACGGATTGAAGAGGATCAGCCTGTTGGGAACCGAAGAATGGCGGCAGAGGAAGTGAAGGCATGA